CGAAAAAGGAACAGAACAAAACCAAGTTTGGTGGGGCTGAGTGAAGTcagcaaaaaagagaaggaaaggggggaaagtgTATGTGTGGAGGGGACTGAATGCAAATCTTGATTTACCTGCAGGGAAAAACAATCCTGAAACCATTATCCACAGCATCCCAATGGAAGAACAGGACAGCAGATGAGAATGTCGCTGATTTCTCCATTCTAGCCCTCTTGTTTATCAGACCCAAAGTGAAGGATATGCACCCCAGTATAGATGTATACACATCCAGACATAGAAGAAAAAGGGAGTAGAAGCACAGAGAAATAACATATATGCAACCATGGTTTTTTTATTTCATACAGAAATGCAAATATACTCAGAGGCAACATGTATGCACCACGATTGGCTATTGAGagaaagtttgtgtgtgtgttgcacaCACGCATATGCACGTTATAACCATACATTCCATATAGCATAAGCATCTTCTGTGTCTACTgccaataaataaaggagttggaAAGAAATACAAATATTGGGCTCTGCAGAGATTATGATTGACCCACAAAAATTTTAAGCATGCTGATAGTCTACCCATCCATCAGTTTCTTGTCTTCTTGAGCCTACCATATTGTTATTATAGTTGGCATGTCTTTTCTCCCTTATTGATAAGATTGTCTGATTTCTTCTGAGACAGCATGATTCTTCTCAAGGACCTGCTCATTGCCTCTTTTAACTCTTTGTTCCTCAGGCTGTAAATCAGGGGGTTTAATACGGGTGtgaagaaagtgaaaaagacagaCACCACTCTGACTTGCGTGGCTGTCAAGCAGGAAACAGGACACAGGTATATTAAACTGGTACAGCTAAACTGAATAAGGACCACCATTATATGGGAGGAACAAGTAGAGAATGCTCGTTgacgccccaaggcagaagggatGCGTATGATGGCCACCGCGATGAAAACATAGGATATGCAGATTAGTATGAAGGGGACAGTCAAGTAAATAATACTTAAAATATAAAGGGCACATTCCTGGAAATCAGTGTTTCCACATGCCACTTTCACCAGAGCAGGAAGATCACAGAAAAAGTTACTGATTTCCATACGATTGCCAcagaaagtcaaagtcagtatAAAGGGACACAACTGGACACTAAGGAACCCACTCATGGCCCATGTCCCAATTACAAGACTCACACACATTCTCCAGGTCATAATGAGAGGGTAGTTTAGTGGGCGGCATATTGCCACACATCGATCATAAGCCATGATTGCCAGCAGGATGCAATCTGCACCCCCTAGGAAAGTAAAAATAACCAGCTGGGTGCCACACCCACCCAAAGAAACGTAGATCTTTCTCACTGAAGCAAGGGTAGCCAAAGCAAAGGGGGCAATAATAGAAGAGTGGGCAATTTCAAGAAATGCCAAGTTAGCCAAGAAAAAATACATTGGGTTATGGAGAGAGCTTACAGTGTAAATGATGAAAACAATGGGCCCATTCCCAAGTAAGCAGAGGACGTAGAGAATCA
This genomic window from Erythrolamprus reginae isolate rEryReg1 chromosome 1, rEryReg1.hap1, whole genome shotgun sequence contains:
- the LOC139164216 gene encoding olfactory receptor 10V1-like; the protein is MKSENQTLNPEFNFQPFTTIPEMKWLIFWTFLILYVLCLLGNGPIVFIIYTVSSLHNPMYFFLANLAFLEIAHSSIIAPFALATLASVRKIYVSLGGCGTQLVIFTFLGGADCILLAIMAYDRCVAICRPLNYPLIMTWRMCVSLVIGTWAMSGFLSVQLCPFILTLTFCGNRMEISNFFCDLPALVKVACGNTDFQECALYILSIIYLTVPFILICISYVFIAVAIIRIPSALGRQRAFSTCSSHIMVVLIQFSCTSLIYLCPVSCLTATQVRVVSVFFTFFTPVLNPLIYSLRNKELKEAMSRSLRRIMLSQKKSDNLINKGEKTCQL